Proteins encoded together in one Ipomoea triloba cultivar NCNSP0323 chromosome 4, ASM357664v1 window:
- the LOC116017882 gene encoding probable copper-transporting ATPase HMA5, whose protein sequence is MPKYPKGVSVSSDQERNMQGTEAKALFCVTGMTCSACAGSVEKAVKRLPGIKEAVVDVLNNKAQVLFYPSFVNEETIRETIEDAGFQAMLIEEETKEKATQVCRVAIKGMTCTSCSTTVESALQAIPGVQKAQVALATEEAEVHYDPKLLSHNQILEAIEDTGFESILISTGEFKSKVMLQVDGVRTENSMRLIANSLEALPGVQDIDIDPQLNKVSLSYKSGVTGPRNFISVIESTGSGRFKAKIFPEGGIKESHRKEEISQYRRSFLWSLIFTIPVFLTSMVFMYIPGIKDWLDTKVVNMLTVGELLRWILSTPVQFIIGRRFYIGSYAALRHGSANMDVLIALGTNAAYFYSVYSVLRAATSTDFKSSDFFETSSMLISFILLGKYLEVLAKGKTSEAIAKLMDLAPDAATLLTLDDEGNVVNEEEIDSRLIQKNDVIKILPGAKVACDGFVIWGQSHVNESMITGESRPVAKRKGEMVIGGTVNENGVLHIRATAVGSESALSNIVRLVESAQMAKAPVQKFADRISKYFVPLVITLSICTWLAWFLAGKFNRYPRSWIPSSMDSFQLALQFGISVMVIACPCALGLATPTAVMVGTGVGASQGVLIKGGHALESTQKVNCIVFDKTGTLTVGKPVVVNTRLLKTMVLRDFYELVAATEVNSEHPLAKAIVEYAKKFKEDEENLVWPEASEFESITGHGVKAIVRNKEVIVGNKSLMLDQGIAIPIDAEELLTKTEELAQTGILVSIDRELAGVLAISDPLKPEAPQVISILKSMNVQSMLVTGDNWGTANAIAKEVGISYGVIAEAKPEDKANKVKELQASGKVVAMVGDGINDSPALVAADVGMAIGAGTDIAIEAADIVIMRNNLEDVITAIHLSRKTFSRIRLNYFWALGYNLLGIPIAAGALFPSTRFRLPPWIAGAAMAASSVSVVCSSLLLKNYRRPKKLDSLEIGGITIE, encoded by the exons ATGCCCAAGTACCCAAAAGGGGTATCGGTATCGTCGGATCAAGAGAGGAATATGCAAGGAACGGAAGCCAAGGCTCTGTTCTGCGTCACCGGCATGACTTGCTCTGCATGCGCCGGATCGGTGGAGAAGGCTGTTAAGAGGCTCCCTGGAATCAAGGAGGCGGTGGTCGACGTCTTGAATAACAAGGCTCAGGTCTTGTTCTATCCCAGCTTTGTCAAT GAAGAAACAATACGTGAGACTATAGAAGATGCTGGATTTCAGGCTATGTTAATAGAGgaagaaacaaaggagaaagcCACCCAAGTCTGTAGGGTTGCAATAAAGGGAATGACTTGTACTTCTTGCTCCACAACTGTTGAATCTGCTTTGCAGGCTATCCCTGGTGTACAAAAAGCACAAGTTGCATTAGCGACTGAGGAAGCTGAAGTCCACTATGATCCAAAGCTTTTGAGCCACAATCAGATCTTGGAAGCTATAGAAGATACAGGATTTGAATCGATTCTCATTAGCACGGGAGAGTTCAAGAGCAAGGTAATGCTGCAAGTAGACGGTGTACGCACTGAGAATTCCATGAGGCTGATTGCAAATTCACTTGAGGCTCTCCCAGGTGTTCAAGATATAGACATTGATCCACAGCTCAATAAGGTTTCCCTTTCTTACAAATCAGGTGTAACAGGACCTCGGAATTTTATTTCAGTAATTGAGTCGACTGGGTCAGGGCGTTTCAAAGCAAAGATATTCCCTGAAGGAGGGATTAAAGAATCCCACAGAAAGGAGGAGATCAGTCAATATCGCAGGTCATTTCTCTGGAGCCTCATTTTCACAATTCCTGTTTTCCTTACCTCAATGGTCTTCATGTATATTCCTGGTATTAAGGATTGGCTGGATACCAAGGTTGTTAACATGCTCACAGTTGGAGAACTTTTGAGGTGGATATTATCTACCCCTGTGCAGTTCATTATTGGTCGACGTTTCTACATAGGTTCTTATGCTGCACTTCGGCATGGATCTGCAAATATGGATGTTTTAATTGCATTGGGAACAAATGCAGCCTACTTTTATTCAGTCTATTCAGTCTTGAGAGCTGCCACTTCTACAGATTTCAAGTCTTCTGATTTTTTCGAGACCAGTTCGATGCTCATTTCATTCATTCTGCTTGGGAAATATCTTGAAGTTCTGGCTAAAGGGAAAACATCTGAGGCTATTGCCAAGCTCATGGACTTGGCTCCTGATGCAGCAACTTTATTAACACTCGATGATGAAGGAAACGTGGTGAACGAGGAAGAAATTGATAGTCGATTGATACAAAAGAATGATGTGATTAAAATCCTTCCTGGTGCAAAAGTAGCCTGTGATGGTTTTGTCATCTGGGGACAAAGCCACGTGAATGAGAGCATGATAACTGGAGAATCGAGGCCAGTGGCTAAAAGGAAGGGAGAAATGGTGATTGGAGGAACTGTTAATGAGAATGGAGTGTTGCATATTAGAGCAACAGCGGTTGGATCGGAGAGTGCTCTTTCCAATATTGTTAGACTAGTTGAATCAGCCCAAATGGCTAAAGCTCCTGTCCAAAAATTTGCAGATCGTATTTCCAAATACTTCGTACCTCTG GTTATTACTCTCTCGATTTGCACTTGGCTTGCCTGGTTTTTAGCTGGAAAGTTCAATCGTTACCCCAGATCTTGGATTCCATCTTCTATGGATAGCTTTCAGCTAGCCCTTCAATTTGGTATTTCTGTTATGGTTATAGCCTGCCCATGTGCCCTTGGCCTTGCAACTCCAACTGCTGTTATGGTTGGCACTGGAGTTGGTGCTTCTCAAGGTGTCCTTATTAAAGGTGGTCATGCATTAGAAAGTACACAGAAG GTAAACTGTATAGTCTTCGACAAAACTGGGACTCTCACAGTTGGCAAGCCAGTAGTTGTAAATACGAGGCTCTTGAAAACAATGGTGCTAAGAGATTTCTATGAATTGGTTGCTGCAACTGAG GTAAATAGCGAACACCCCTTGGCCAAAGCGATTGTTGAGTATGCTAAAAAGTTtaaggaagatgaagagaatcTTGTATGGCCTGAAGCCTCGGAGTTTGAGTCCATAACTGGTCACGGAGTGAAGGCTATTGTCCGAAATAAGGAAGTCATTGTAGGCAACAAGAGCCTCATGTTGGATCAAGGCATTGCAATTCCAATTGATGCTGAAGAATTGTTAACGAAAACTGAAGAGTTGGCTCAAACAGGGATTCTTGTATCTATTGATAGGGAGCTTGCTGGAGTTCTTGCAATATCAGATCCTTTGAAGCCTGAAGCACCCCAAGTCATTTCCATTCTCAAATCTATGAATGTGCAGAGTATGCTAGTAACGGGCGACAACTGGGGAACAGCCAATGCCATTGCTAAGGAAGTTGGAATTAGCTATGGTGTTATTGCAGAAGCCAAACCTGAAGATAAAGCCAATAAAGTGAAGGAGCTGCAG GCTTCAGGAAAAGTAGTAGCAATGGTTGGAGATGGAATCAACGACTCTCCGGCTCTTGTAGCAGCTGATGTTGGAATGGCAATTGGCGCGGGGACTGATATAGCCATAGAGGCAGCTGACATTGTGATCATGAGAAACAACCTGGAAGATGTAATTACTGCTATACATCTTTCCAGGAAGACCTTCTCCCGCATCCGATTGAACTACTTTTGGGCTTTGGGTTACAATCTGCTTGGAATTCCCATTGCTGCTGGGGCACTCTTCCCATCCACCCGATTCCGCCTCCCACCTTGGATTGCCGGAGCAGCAATGGCTGCCTCTTCAGTGAGTGTTGTTTGCAGTTCTCTTCTGTTGAAGAATTATAGGAGACCCAAGAAGTTAGATAGTCTAGAGATTGGTGGAATAACaattgagtga
- the LOC116017881 gene encoding putative late blight resistance protein homolog R1B-16, translating to MACVAVNSLITTLELEFLQPHPRPILQKMELVPFNKDLIQSLLAKLGFLIQLFDESRMDGVEAIKDLETKLRDVAFRVEDDIELHVVHLYKEAEEEMGEGDTEAKKTQHSHRLSHVLQQAIEDIDAIKEELEKVMMEYKHVIAVQGGMETTLDVIPKSDDELVKMDDSGSSNHASHTKDIMIGKNNEFQTIREMLLQHPSKQREVVSIQGMGGIGKTTLARQVYEDSSVVSHFDKQIWVVVSQHHNKRQMILDLLGSKDNPEYSNDGLALQLYQSLKGQRYLMVMDDVWSIESWNDVKSCFPDDTNGSRVLLTTRLAEVAICIGSNNYFSHQMQFLDQSESWDLFRKKACKSHGVEFETIGRPIVEKCKGLPLAIVVVAGLFSKLNTLDEWESIAHALISSSTSTLDDEECWRILSLSYSHLPHNLKACFLYLGVFPEDYEINVKNLARLWAAEGFVKAFNNESFEGVAKRYINELMDRNLILVSKRSSCGRKIKRFRVHDLLHAFCVREGENQRLLHVVNESGSNFPQKGVRWIRIQLVGVDDISWLHSCSKNSRSIFYFSWLDKHLNLEFFSLLRVLFAPYFYSRRKNVVPIHLRYLRLFGGWDGSDILLLSQAWNLQTFRADTGRGREILELPQIQYIHCRRFYPDLPKSVHQNLHTISTLEGSDCRQEYLKKIPYLKKVTVTGGTDDCTKNLVCLQQLQSLSISFNTWSYEIPEKMASIINNILLLENVRKLMFECMKFVWKEINVLSKLPRLEVLKLMVSDLGKKWEVPENVKFCHLICLKIWSGNLKHWEAGADNFPKLERLFLNKCYELREIPNSFADIPTLNLIQLERCHPSAVMSAKQIQVEQHDCGNENMVVIEKKTVQPHSLEDDSDEDDAN from the exons atgGCTTGTGTAGCTGTAAATTCTCTTATCACAACATTAGAGCTTGAGTTCTTGCAACCTCACCCTCGTCCAATTCTACAAAAAATGGAACTCGTCCCTTTTAACAAAGATCTGATCCAATCTCTCCTTGCAAAGCTTGGGTTTCTGATACAACTGTTCGACGAGAGCAGAATGGATGGTGTTGAAGCAATTAAAGACTTGGAAACAAAGCTCAGAGATGTAGCTTTCAGAGTAGAAGATGATATAGAACTCCATGTGGTACATCTCTATAAAGAAGCTGAGGAGGAAATGGGAGAAGGGGACACTGAAGCCAAAAAAACCCAGCATTCTCATAGACTTAGTCATGTATTGCAACAAGCAATAGAAGACATTGATGCCATTAAAGAAGAGCTGGAGAAAGTGATGATGGAGTACAAGCATGTCATAGCTGTGCAAGGAGGCATGGAGACTACACTTGATGTTATTCCAAAATCTGATGATGAACTTGTCAAGATGGATGATTCAGGTTCCTCCAATCACGCTTCACACACTAAGGACATAATGATTGGGAAAAACAATGAGTTCCAGACTATAAGGGAGATGCTACTACAACATCCATCTAAACAACGAGAAGTTGTCTCAATTCAAGGTATGGGAGGAATCGGCAAGACAACGTTAGCTAGACAAGTTTATGAAGATTCATCTGTTGTCTCCCACTTTGACAAGCAAATATGGGTTGTTGTATCACAACATCACAATAAGAGGCAAATGATCTTAGATCTTCTTGGTTCTAAAGACAATCCAGAATACAGCAATGATGGCCTAGCACTACAGCTCTACCAAAGTTTGAAGGGTCAAAGGTACTTGATGGTGATGGATGATGTATGGAGCATAGAGTCATGGAATGATGTTAAATCTTGCTTCCCAGATGATACAAATGGGAGTCGAGTATTATTGACTACTCGCCTTGCAGAGGTAGCTATTTGTATTGGCTCTAACAATTACTTTTCCCATCAAATGCAATTCTTAGATCAAAGTGAAAGTTGGGATTTATTTCGTAAAAAGGCATGCAAATCTCATGGTGTTGAATTTGAGACAATTGGGAGACCAATTGTTGAGAAATGTAAAGGACTACCGTTGGCAATTGTTGTGGTAGCAGGTTTATTTTCAAAACTCAACACACTAGATGAGTGGGAAAGTATTGCTCATGCTCTAATAAGTTCTTCAACATCAACTCTAGATGATGAAGAATGTTGGAGAATACTCTCACTGAGTTATAGTCACTTGCCCCACAACTTGAAAGCTTGCTTTTTATATTTAGGAGTTTTTCCAGAAGATTATGAGATCAATGTTAAAAACCTTGCAAGGTTATGGGCTGCTGAAGGATTTGTAAAGGCATTCAATAATGAGAGTTTTGAAGGGGTGGCTAAAAGGTACATAAATGAACTTATGGATAGAAACTTAATTCTTGTAAGCAAAAGAAGTAGTTGTGGAAGAAAAATTAAGAGATTTAGAGTACATGATTTATTGCATGCCTTTTGTGTAAGAGAAGGTGAGAACCAGAGACTTTTGCATGTTGTCAACGAAAGTGGTTCCAATTTCCCTCAGAAAGGTGTCCGTTGGATAAGAATCCAATTGGTAGGTGTTGATGACATCTCTTGGTTACATTCTTGTTCAAAAAACAGCCGGTCCATCTTTTATTTTAGTTGGCTtgataaacatttaaatttggAGTTTTTCAGCCTATTGAGGGTACTCTTTGCTCCTTATTTCTATTCACGAAGGAAGAATGTTGTTCCTATCCATTTGAGATACCTAAGGTTATTCGGGGGATGGGATGGGagtgatatattattattgtccCAGGCTTGGAATCTTCAAACATTTAGGGCGGATACAGGAAGAGGAAGGGAGATTTTGGAGTTGCCACAAATACAGTATATTCACTGCCGTAGATTTTATCCAGATTTACCCAAATCTGTTCATCAAAACTTGCACACCATTTCTACATTGGAGGGTAGTGATTGCAGACAAGAGTACTTAAAGAAAATTCCATACCTAAAGAAGGTAACTGTTACAGGTGGAACTGATGATTGCACTAAGAACCTTGTTTGTTTACAGCAGCTCCAGAGTTTGTCTATTTCTTTTAATACATGGAGCTATGAAATTCCGGAAAAGATGGCTTCGATCATTAACAATATTCTTCTCTTGGAAAACGTTAGGAAGCTGATGTTTGAGTGTATGAAGTTTGTGTGGAAGGAAATTAATGTTTTGAGCAAGTTACCAAGGCTTGAGGTGCTCAAGTTAATGGTTTCTGACCTTGGCAAAAAGTGGGAAGTACCAGAGAATGTGAAATTCTGCCacttaatttgtttgaaaatttggTCTGGTAATCTCAAGCATTGGGAAGCTGGTGCTGATAATTTTCCAAAACTTGAGCGCTTATTCCTTAACAAATGCTATGAATTAAGAGAGATTCCGAATAGCTTTGCAGACATTCCAACATTGAACTTAATCCAATTAGAGAGGTGTCATCCTTCTGCAGTGATGTCAGCCAAGCAAATTCAGGTTGAACAACATGATTGTGGAAACGAAAATATGGTTGTCATTGAGAAAAAGACAGTACAG CCTCACTCTCTTGAAGATGACTCTGATGAAGATGATGCAAATTAA
- the LOC116015813 gene encoding putative late blight resistance protein homolog R1A-10, whose protein sequence is MLLDLLGSKNNSSDEDDLALQLYQSLKGQGYFVVMDDVWSRDSWNDVNSCFPDDINGSRVLLTTPVAEVATCIGSNNHFSHQMQFLDQSESWELFHKKACKSHGVEFETIGRPIVEKCKGLPLAIVVIAGLFSKLNIVDEWKKTANALISSSTSTLDDEECRRILSLSYNHLPYNLKACFLYLGVFLEDYKINANKLARLWAAEGIVKAFKNESFEAVAKRKLRFDFMKSEWKAINVLSKLPRLEVLKLVNADLGKKWELPVNVKFCHLICLKIWSPNLKHWEVGADNFPKLERLFLNTCFELREIPNSFAEIPTLNLIHLERCHPSAVMSAKQIQAEQHDYGNENMVVIEINTTQPSSLEDDSDEGEFDEDEE, encoded by the exons ATGCTCTTAGATCTTCTTGGTTCTAAAAACAACAGcagtgatgaggatgacctagcATTACAGCTCTACCAAAGTTTGAAGGGTCAAGGGTACTTTGTAGTGATGGATGATGTATGGAGCAGAGACTCATGGAATGATGTTAACTCTTGCTTTCCAGATGATATAAATGGGAGTCGAGTATTGTTGACTACTCCCGTAGCAGAGGTGGCTACTTGTATTGGCTCTAACAATCACTTCTCCCATCAAATGCAGTTCTTAGACCAAAGTGAAAGTTGGGAATTATTTCATAAAAAGGCATGCAAATCTCATGGTGTTGAATTTGAGACAATTGGGAGGCCAATTGTTGAGAAATGTAAAGGACTGCCATTGGCAATTGTTGTGATAGCAGGTTTATTTTCAAAACTCAATATAGTAGATGAGTGGAAGAAAACTGCTAATGCTCTAATAAGTTCTTCAACATCAACTCTAGATGATGAAGAATGTCGAAGAATCCTCTCATTGAGTTATAATCACTTGCCCTATAATTTGAAAgcttgttttttatatttaggAGTTTTTCTAGAAGATTATAAGATCAATGCTAACAAGCTTGCAAGATTATGGGCTGCGGAAGGAATTGTAAAGGCATTCAAGAATGAGAGTTTTGAAGCGGTGGCTAAAAG GAAGCTGAGGTTTGATTTTATGAAATCTGAGTGGAAGGCAATTAATGTTTTGAGCAAGTTACCAAGGCTTGAGGTGCTCAAGTTAGTAAACGCTGACCTTGGCAAAAAGTGGGAACTACCAGTGAATGTAAAATTCTGCCacttaatttgtttgaaaatttggTCTCCTAATCTCAAGCATTGGGAAGTTGGTGCTGATAATTTTCCAAAACTTGAGCGCCTATTCCTTAACACATGCTTTGAATTGAGAGAGATCCCAAATAGCTTTGCAGAAATTCCAACATTGAACTTAATCCATTTAGAGAGGTGTCATCCTTCTGCAGTGATGTCAGCCAAGCAAATTCAGGCTGAGCAGCATGACTATGGAAATGAGAATATGGTTGTCATTGAGATAAACACAACACAG CCTAGCTCTCTTGAAGATGACTCCGATGAAGGCGAgtttgatgaagatgaagagtaG